The genomic stretch GCCTCAGATGTTGCCGCGTTAGACAATGTCCGCGTCGAATATCTTGGGAAGAAAGGGCACCTGACCCTTCAGATGACAACCCTGCGTGAGCTGCCGCCAGAAGAACGCCCGGCAGCGGGTGCGGTGATTAACGAAGCCAAAGAGCAGGTACAGCAGGCGCTGAACGCGCGCAAAGCCGAGCTGGAAAGCGCGGTGCTGAATGCGCGTCTGGCCGCAGAGACGATCGACGTTTCTCTGCCGGGTCGCCGTATCGAAAACGGTGGTCTGCACCCGGTTACCCGCACCATCGATCGCATTGAAAGTTTCTTCGGTGAGCTCGGCTTTACCGTGGCGACTGGCCCGGAAATCGAAGATGATTACCATAACTTCGACGCCCTGAACATTCCTGGCCATCATCCGGCACGCGCTGACCACGACACTTTCTGGTTCGACGCTACGCGTCTGCTGCGTACTCAGACCTCCGGCGTTCAGATCCGTACCATGAAGGAGCAGGCGCCGCCAATCCGTATTATCGCGCCGGGCCGCGTCTATCGTAACGACTACGATCAGACCCACACCCCAATGTTCCACCAGATGGAAGGTCTGATTGTTGATAAAAACATCAGCTTCACCAACCTGAAGGGCACGCTGCACGATTTCCTGAACAACTTCTTTGAGGAAGATCTGCAGGTTCGTTTCCGCCCGTCCTACTTCCCGTTCACCGAACCGTCTGCGGAAGTTGATGTGATGGGTAAAAACGGCAAATGGCTGGAAGTGCTGGGCTGCGGCATGGTGCATCCAAACGTGCTGCGCAACGTGGGTATCGATCCGGAAGTTTACTCCGGCTTTGCTTTCGGCATGGGCATGGAGCGTCTGACCATGCTGCGCTACGGCGTGACCGACTTACGTGCATTCTTCGAAAACGATCTGCGTTTCCTCAAACAGTTTAAATAAGGGCAGGACAGAACAATGAAATTCAGTGAACTGTGGTTACGCGAGTGGGTGAACACCACGCTGGACAGCGACGCGCTTTCTAACCAGATCACCATGGCAGGTCTGGAAGTCGACGGCGTTGAGCCGGTTTCCGGTGCTTTCAACGGCGTGGTCGTCGGTGAAGTGGTCGAGTGCGGCCAGCACCCTAACGCTGACAAACTGCGCGTAACAAAAGTAAACGTGGGCGGTGACCGTCTGCTGGATATCGTCTGCGGTGCGCCAAACTGCCGTCAGGGCCTGAAGGTGGCCGTGGCGACCGTCGGTGCAGTGCTGCCGGGCGATTTCAAAATTAAAGCGGCTAAGCTGCGCGGCGAGCCGTCTGAAGGCATGCTGTGCTCCTTCTCCGAGCTGGGTATTTCCGACGATCACAACGGCATCATTGAGCTGCCGCTGGATGCGCCAGTCGGCACCGATATCCGTGAATACCTGAAGCTTGATGACAACACCATTGAAATCAGCGTCACGCCAAACCGTGCCGACTGCTTAGGGATCATCGGCGTGGCGCGCGACGTGGCCGTGCTGAACCAGACCGAACTGAACGCGCCGGACATTGCGCCGGTTGAAGCGACCATCGGTGACGTGCTGCCTATTCAGGTTGACGCTGCGGATGCTTGCCCGCGCTACCTCGGTCGCGTGGTGAAAGGCATCAACGTGAAAGCGCCAACCCCGCTGTGGATGAAAGAGAAGCTGCGCCGCTGCGGTATTCGCTCTATCGACGCCGTGGTTGACGTGACCAACTACGTTCTGCTGGAGCTGGGCCAGCCAATGCACGCGTTCGATAAAGACCGTATCGACGGCGGCATCGTTGTGCGCATGGCGAAAGAGGGCGAAACCCTGGTTCTGCTGGACGGCAGCGAAGCGAAACTGAACGCCGACACCCTGGTGATTGCTGACCACAGCAAAGCGCTGGCAATGGGCGGTATCTTCGGTGGCGAGCACTCAGGCGTCAACGACGAGACGCAAAACGTCCTGCTGGAATGCGCGTTCTTCAGCCCGCTCTCCATCACCGGTCGCGCACGCCGTCACGGCCTGCATACCGATGCCTCTCACCGCTACGAGCGCGGCGTTGACCCGGCGCTGCAGTACAAAGCGATGGAACGTGCGACCCGCCTGCTGATCGACATCTGCGGCGGTGAAGCGGGCCCGGTTATCGACGTCACCAACGAAGAAACGCTGCCGAAGCGTGCGACCATCACCCTGCGCCGCAGCAAGCTGGATCGCCTGATTGGTCACCACGTTGCCGATGCGCAGGTGACCGACATCCTGAAACGTCTGGGCTGTGAAGTTACCGAAGGCCAGGACGAGTGGAAAGCCGTTGCGCCATCATGGCGTTTCGACATGGAAATTGAAGAAGATCTAGTGGAAGAAGTGGCCCGCGTTTACGGCTACAACAACATCCCTGACGAGCCTGTCCAGGCAGGTCTGGTGATGGGCGCCCACCGTGAAGCCGACCTGTCCCTGAAGCGCGTGAAAACCATGCTGAACGACAAAGGCTACCAGGAAGTGATCACCTACAGCTTCGTTGATCCAAAGCTGCAGCAGCTGATCCACCCGGGCCAGGAGGCGCTGATCCTGCCAAGCCCAATCTCCAGCGAAATGTCCGCGATGCGTCTGTCTCTGTGGACGGGCCTGCTGGGCACTGTCGTTTATAACCAGAATCGCCAGCAAAACCGCGTGCGAATTTTCGAAAGCGGTTTGCGCTTTGTACCGGATAATCAGGCAAATTTAGGCATCCGTCAGGATCTCATGCTGGCTGGCGCCATCAGCGGCAACCGCTATGAAGAGCACTGGGACCTGGCAAAAGGCACGGTTGATTTCTACGATATGAAGGGCGATCTGGAAGCGATTCTGGATCTGACCGGTAAATTATCTGAAATTGAATTCCGCGCAGAAGCTATCCCGGCTCTGCATCCGGGCCAGAGCGCAGCGATCTATTTAGACGGCAAACGCGTTGGTTTTATTGGGGTTGTTCACCCTGAGCTGGAGCGTAAGCTGGACCTGAACGGCCGTACCATCGTGTTCGAGCTGGAATGGAACCCGGTGGCTGACCGCGTTATTCCTCAGGCTCAGGACGTCTCCCGCTTCCCGGCAAACCGCCGTGATATCGCGGTTGTGGTCGCGGAAAATGTGCCTGCAGCAGATATTTTGGCCGAATGTAAGAAAGTTGGCGTAAATCAGGTAGTTGGCGTAAACTTATTTGACGTGTACCGCGGCAAGGGCGTAGCAGAAGGTTTCAAGAGCCTCGCTATTAGCCTTATCCTTCAGGATACCAGCCGTACACTCGAAGAAGAGGAGATTGCCGCTACCGTCGCCAAATGTGTAGAGGCATTAAAAGAGCGATTCCAGGCATCATTGAGGGATTGAACCTATGGCGCTTACAAAAGCTGAAATGTCAGAATATCTGTTTGATAAGCTTGGGCTTAGCAAACGGGATGCCAAAGAGCTGGTAGAGCTGTTTTTCGAAGAGATCCGTCGTGCTCTGGAAAATGGTGAGCAGGTAAAACTCTCCGGTTTTGGCAATTTTGATTTGCGAGACAAAAACCAACGTCCGGGCCGCAACCCGAAGACGGGGGAAGATATTCCCATTACAGCCCGCCGCGTGGTGACCTTCAGACCCGGCCAGAAGTTGAAAAGCCGTGTCGAAAACGCAACGCCCAAAGCAGAGTAATATGAACTAACTAAAAAGGCCGCCCACGCGGCCTTTTTTCTTTGCGCTCTCCGGCAAACCCGCCGTAAAATCAATTACATCTCACGCTACTAAAACCGTACCCATGCTTGATTATGCCCATCGCCAGCACCGTTCCGATAAGCGTCGCCTGTTTTTGCTGGTGCTGTTGCTCATTGTCGCCGCAGGCGTGAGCCTCTGCGCGGGCGACAGATGGATCGGGCCAGAAAGCTGGTGGGGGCCGGACGGGCAGCTCTTCGTCTGGCAAATTCGCATACCGCGCACCGTCGCGGTGGTTCTGGTCGGCGCCGCGCTGGCGCTGTGCGGTACCATAATGCAGGCGTTGTTTGATAACCCTCTGGCGGAGCCCGGGCTGCTCGGCGTGTCAAACGGCGCAGGCGTAGGCCTGATTGCGGCGGTAATGCTCGGCGGAGGGGAACTCTCCGGATGGAGTATTAGCCTGAGCGCTATCCTCGGCGCGCTGCTAATCACCGCGATCCTTCTTCGTTTCGCCAGACGGCACTTATCGACCAGCCGTCTGCTGCTTGCCGGCGTGGCGCTAGGGATCATCTGCAGCGCGCTGATGACCTGGGCGGTCTACTTCTCAACATCCTTTGACCTGCGTCAGCTGATGTACTGGATGATGGGCGGCTTCGGAGGCGTTGACTGGCACCAGGGCTGGCTGATGGCGCTGCTGGTACCGGTCATCGTGTGGGCTGCCCTGCAGGCGCAGCCGCTGAATATGCTCGCGCTGGGGGAAACTTCTGCCCGCCAGCTCGGCATGCCGATTGGGTTCTGGCGTAATGTGCTGGTCATAGCCATTGGCTGGCTGGTCGGCGTCAGCGTGGCTCTGGCGGGCGCGATCGGCTTTATCGGGCTGGTGATTCCGCACATGCTGCGCCTGTGTGGCCTCACGGACCATCGAACCCTGCTTCCGGCCTCGGCGGTTGCCGGGGCCGTCACGCTGCTGGTGGCCGACATCATCGCCCGGCTTGCCCTGACGGCCGCAGAGCTGCCCATCGGCGTGGTGACCGCCACGCTGGGCGCGCCGGTCTTTATCTGGCTACTATTAAAAGCTGGACGTTAAAACAACTAGCCGTAAGACAACCTGAGGGAATGCTATGCAGTCAGATATCCTGAATACTGAAGTGACCACCATTGATGGCGTTAACACCACGCTGGAAGGCTACAAAGGCAACGTGCTGCTTATCGTCAACGTGGCATCCAAGTGTGGCCTGACGCCGCAGTACGAGCAGCTGGAGAACATTCAGAAGGCCTGGGAGAAAGACGGTTTCACCGTGCTGGGCTTCCCGTGCAACCAGTTCCTGGGCCAGGAGCCGGGCAGCGAAGAGGAGATTAAAACCTTCTGCAGCACCACCTATGGCGTGACGTTCCCGATGTTCAGCAAAATCGATGTCAACGGTGAAGACCGCCATCCGCTGTATGCGAAGCTGATCGCTGCCGCGCCGAAGGCCGTTGCGCCGGAAGGAAGCGGTTTTTATGAACGCATGGCCAGCAAAGGCCGCGCGCCGCTTTACCCGGACGATATCCTGTGGAATTTTGAAAAATTCCTGATTGGCCGCGACGGCCAGGTCGTTCAGCGTTTTTCGCCGGATATGACCCCTGAAGATCCGATCGTCATGGAATCTATCAAGCTGGCGCTGGCGAAATAATGTCGTTGCTGATGCAGCTCACGGACGTTGCTGAGAAGGGGCGTCTGGAGCCGATAACCGGATCCATCAATGCGGGAGAAATTCTGCATCTTGTCGGGCCAAACGGTGCAGGGAAGAGCACTCTGCTGGCACGGATGGCAGGCATGACCGACGGAGAAGGGCAGATAACGCTGCTGGAGCATACGCTTGCCGACTGGTCACCGGTCTCGCTGGCGCATCGGCGCAGTTACCTCGTGCAGCAGCAGGTGCCGCCTTTTGCGATGCCGGTCTGGCACTATCTGATGCTGCATTTGCACGACAAACAACAGACGGCACTGCTGACGGACGTGGCCGCGGCCCTGGGGCTGGAAGATAAACTGTCCCGGCATGCCAGCCAGCTTTCAGGTGGAGAGTGGCAGCGGGTGCGCCTGGCGGCCGTCATTCTTCAGATCCACCCGGCAGGTAATCCTCACGGGCGAATGCTGCTTCTCGATGAACCCATGAGCGGTCTGGACGTGGCGCAGCAGGCGGCACTGGATACGCTGTTAAGCGCCCTGAGCCGAAAAGGTATCGCCGTGGTGATGAGCAGTCATGACCTCAACCACACCCTGCGTCATGCCCACCGGGTGTGGCTGCTGTCGCAGGGAAAGATGATCGCCAGCGGTGCCCGGGATCGGGTGCTTACGCCGCCCCATCTTGCACGCGCGTACAACATGTCGTTCCGCAGGCTGGATATTGAGGGACATAAGATGCTGATTTCTACCGGGCAGACGTAACCGTTTCTTGCCTCTTAGCACAATTGCACGCTAAATTACGAAAAGAACAAAAAAAGCAGAGGATTCGTCTGAAAATGCGATTCTGGTTTCTCCTGATGGCCGCACTTTTTCTTGCGGGATGCAGTAGCCATCGTGCGCCGCCGCCTAACCCACGGCTTTCAGATTCGATCACCGTCATTGCCAGCCTTAACGATCAGCTGAGCAACTGGCGCGGCACGCCTTATCGCTACGGAGGCATGAGCCGCGGCGGCGTAGATTGCTCCGGCTTCGTGCTGATGACGTTCCGCGACAAGTTTGATTTACAGCTTCCGCGCGAAACGCGCAAACAGGCAGAAATAGGCACTGAAATTGATAAAGACGATCTTCTGCCCGGGGACCTGGTTTTCTTCAAAACCGGCTCGGGTGAAAGCGGTCTTCATGTGGGCATATATGATACAGACAATCAGTTCATTCACGCCTCGACAAGCCGCGGCGTGATGCGCTCTTCTCTTGATAACGTTTACTGGCGTAAAAATTTCTGGCAGGCACGACGTATATAGTCTTTGTCAGACACTTCTCTTATGACGGCATGGTCTCTAATAAATCATGCCGTTTTTTCTCAAATAAGATGCTTAAAGTTAAATTTATCCAAAATTAGCGAATCCTGCATGTGTCTGTTTTATCTAAAACTGGCTATTATTCAGCAACCAGGATAAAATTATTTTAGATTCAGGGATAAATCTGAAAATAAATACGGAACTAATGAAATTAATCTTATTAAAATCAAGACAGTGGAATTGTGTCGGCAATTGCTCCAGGATGTCCTCTCTCATCTTTAATGCGGAGCGAGTGCAATGATTATTACGCTAGATAATGCTTACCAGTCTGAACTGCTGCTTCTGCCTGCCCGTAATAGCGCCGGGGAGCTTAAAGGTTTAGAGGTTCTGGTTAACTTTACTGGCGTCGGTAGCGATGTGCGGATCCCCACTGAGCTCGTTATCCCTCGGCTTTCAGCAGCTGAAGAGTTAGTGCTGTTTAACGAAAAACTGCAATTGCTTGATACCTGTAAACTGTTTTTTATTCAGCATCAGTTAATTGCATGGATCAATATTACACCTGCAATAGTTGAATTTTTATTAAGTGATGGAAACGCTGTTTCAATCCTTGAGCGTTATCCGTTTCTTGAGTTTACTGTTAATGAGAATTATCCAGGTTTAAATAACGGAAAAGACGATCTACAGCTGGCGAGAATGGCAATCCATTTCCCGTTGGTCCTGGCAAACTTTGGCGCAGGCGCCGCATCGCTCAAAGCGGTCTATGATGGATTATTTAAACGGGTTATTCTCGACAAAGGCTTCATTCAGCAGCGTGCCCCGGAGCTCTCTTTTGAGCCCTTTATGCGCGCAATCCTCTGGCAAATCACACCGCACTGCCAGTCAGTGATCGTCTCGGGCATTGACGACCACGGCCTGTTGCAACGCGTGTTGTCCTTCAATTTTGGCGCCATGCAGGGCGCACTCTGGCCAGCCGTCTCTGCGGAGCACGTTACATCGCTGGTTCAGCAGCGATAACCCTTGCTTTCGCCCGTGTTTAAGTCCGGGTAAACCCTCTACACTAAAAGCAGGAGGACTTATGACCCTGTCTTTTACTGCTCACTGGCATGACGAGTTGCCTGGCTTTTACACCGCACTCAAACCAACACCGTTACAAAATTCACGCCTTATCTGGCATAACGATTTGCTGGCAGAAGAGCTGGCCATTCCGCCTGAGCTGTTTCAGCGTTCAGAAGGCGCTGGCGTCTGGGGCGGTGAAACGCTTCTCGCCGGGATGCAACCTCTGGCTCAGGTCTATAGCGGACATCAGTTTGGCGTCTGGGCGGGGCAGCTGGGCGACGGCAGGGGGATCCTGCTCGGCGAACAACAGCTTCCCAACGGGGAGACGGTTGACTGGCACCTGAAAGGCGCGGGTCTTACTCCCTATTCGCGAATGGGCGACGGGCGTGCGGTTCTGCGTTCAACGATTCGTGAATGCCTGGGCTCCGAAGCGATGCATGCCCTGGGGATCCCCACTACCCGAGCGCTGTCGATCGTGACCAGCGATACGCCGGTTGTGCGCGAAACGGTGGAAAAGGGCGCAATGCTGATGCGTATCGCGCAAAGCCATCTGCGCTTCGGCCATTTTGAGCACTTTTACTACCGTCGCGAGCCGGAAAAGGTGCGCCAGCTGGCTGACTTTGCCATTCGTCACCACTGGGCGCATTTGCAGGACGAGGCGGATAAATACGTTATCTGGTTCAGGGATGTGGTTGCCCGAACCGCAGCCCTGATTGCCCGCTGGCAAACGGTGGGCTTTGCCCATGGCGTCATGAATACGGACAACATGTCGATCCTCGGGTTGACCTTTGATTACGGCCCGTTTGGTTTCCTGGACGATTATCAGCCTGGCTATATCTGCAACCACTCCGACTATCAGGGACGTTACAGCTTTGACAATCAGCCAGCGGTTGGCCTGTGGAACCTGCAGCGGCTTGCGCAAACCCTGTCGCCGTTCATCGACGTAGATGCCCTGAATGATGCACTCGACAGCTATCAGGACATATTGCTGCGAGAATACGGCACGCTGATGCGCAATAAGCTGGGACTGATGACGCAGGAGAGGGGCGATAACGACATTCTCAACGGCCTGTTTGCCCTGATGGCGCGCGAGGGCAGCGATTATACCCGTACCTTCCGGATGCTGAGCCAGACGGAGCAGCACAGTGCGGCCTCGCCGCTGCGCGACGAGTTTATTGACAGACAGGCGTTTGACGACTGGTTTGCCACTTACCGCGCGCGTCTGCAGCAGGAGCTGGTGGACGACGCCACTCGCCAGACGCAGATGAACGCGACGAACCCGGCGATGGTGTTGCGCAACTGGCTGGCGCAGCGGGCGATTGAGCAGGCAGAGCAGGGTGAATACGACGAGCTACACCGTCTGCATGTGGCGTTGCGCACGCCGTTTGCAGACCGGGATGATGACTACGTCAGCCGCCCGCCTGACTGGGGCAAGCGGCTGGAGGTCAGCTGCTCAAGCTAGTCTTTTGGCCGGGAGGCGGCTTCGCCTTACCCGGCCTGAACATCACTGCGCGACCCAGCCGCCATCCATATTCCACGCGACGCCGCGAACGTTCACGGCGCCCTCGCTGCACAAAAACAGCGCCAGTTCACCCAGCTGCTCCGGGGTGACAAACTCGCCCGAAGGCTGTTTCTCCGCCAGAAGCTGTTCCCGAGCCTGCTCCGGCGGTACGCCGTCAGCGATGCGCTTATCAATTTGCTGCTGCACCAGCGGGGTCAGCACCCAGCCGGGACAGATGGTATTGGCGGTAATGCCGGTGCGGGCGGTTTCCAGCGCCAGCGATTTCGTAAAGCCCACTACGCCATGCTTGGCGGCCACGTAGGCTGACTTCTCTTTTGACGCGACCAGCCCGTGAACCGAGGCGATATTGATGATGCGCCCCCAGTTTTTCTCGCGCATGGCGGGCAGCGCCAGCCGGCTGGTGTGAAATACCGAGGAGAGATTAATGGCGATAATGTCGTTCCATATCTCCACCGGAAACGCGTCAACCGGGGCGACATGCTGTATCCCTGCGTTGTTGACAAGAATGTCCACGCCGCCAAACTGCGATTCGGCGTAGCGCATCATGGCTTCAATTTGCAGCACGTCACGCAGGTCCGCATCGTGATAGCCCGGCTTTTTGCCCAGTTGCGCAATCTCTTCTCTTGCTGATTCGCTGTCGCCGAAACCGTTGAGGATCAGCTGTGCCCCGGCCTTCGCCAGCACGCGGGCGATCCCAAGTCCAATGCCGCTGGTCGAGCCCGTCACCAGCGCGGTCTTACCGTTCAGATTCATCTTTCTCTCCTTACACAATGCCGGTCAGATAGAACACGGCAATGACAAAAAGCACTGCCAGACTTTTAATGAGGGTGATAGCGAAAATGCCGCCGTAGGCCTGGCGATGGCTCAGGCCGGTAATCGCCAGCAGGGTAATCACCGCGCCGTTATGGGGAAGGGTATCCATCCCGCCGCTCGCCATCGACGCCACGCGGTGCAGCACCTCAAGAGGAATATTGGCGGCGTGGGCGGCGGCGACAAACGAGTCGGACATGGCGGCAAGCGCAATACTCATCCCGCCGGACGCCGAGCCGGTGATGCCCGCAAGCACCGTCACGCTGATGGCTTCATTCAGCAGCGGATTCGGGATGGCCGCCAGCGCTTTGGATAACACCAGGAACCCGGGCAGGGCGGCGATCACCGCGCCGAAACCGTATTCCGAGGCGGTATTCATCGCCGCCAGAATGGCACCGCTCACCGCGGTCCGGCTGCCTTCAGCCAGACGCCCCCGTATATTGCGAAAGCCAAAAATCAGCACCAGCACGATACCGGAGATCAGCGCCGCCTCGACGGCCCAGATGGCGGTGATCTTGCCCACCTCGGTCACAATGGGTTTCGCCAGGCCTGGCAGAGTCAGCTCGTGGGTCGTGCCGTACCAGCCGGGGATCCAGCGGGTAAACAGCAGGTTCAGTATGCCCACTACAAGCAGCGGGGAGATAGCAATCAGCGGGTGTGGAAGGTTAATGTTATCCGGCGTCTCGGGTTCATTTTTCAGATCCGTACCGTAGCCTTCGTTGTTATTGAACGCCTTACGACGCTGACGCTCCAGCCAGAGCAGACCAAAGACGATAATAAACAGAGAGCCGATAAGCCCCAGCCACGGCGCGGCCCAGGCGTTTGTGCCAAAGAAGCTGGTGGGGATGATGTTCTGGATCTGCGGCGTGCCGGGCAGGGCGTCCATGGTAAACGAAAACGCCCCCAGCGCCACGGTGGCCGGGATCAGCCGCTTGGGGATGCCGCTCTGGCGGAACAGTTCCGCGGCGAAAGGGTAAACCGCAAACGCCACCACGAACAGCGATACGCCGCCGTAGGTTAGCAGCGCGCACACCAGGACGATCACCGGAATAGCGTGGCGACGGCCGAGGATCTGAATCGCGGCGGCGACGATGGAGCGTGAGAAACCGGAAAGCTCAATCAGCTTGCCAAACACCGCGCCCAGCAGGAACACCGGGAAGTAGAGCTTGACGAAGCCCACCATCTTTTCCATAAACAGGCCGGTAAACGTCGGGCCGACGGCACCCGGATCGGTCAGCAGCACGGCGCCGAGCGCCGCAATCGGTGCAAACAAAATAACGCTGTATCCGCGATAGGCCGCCAGCATCAGCAGCGCCAGCGCCGCCAGGGCAATTAACACACTCATTACGACTCCTCACTTTAATTATTATTAGGGTATCAACGAGATGCTTAACGCTCGACGGTCAGAGCAATGCCTTGCCCGCCGCCCACGCACAGGGTGACGAGCCCTTTTTTGACGTCACGGCGCTGCATTTCGTACAGCAGCGTCACGAGGATGCGGCAGCCGGAGGCGCCAATCGGATGACCCAGGGCGATAGCGCCGCCGTTAACGTTCACCCTGCGCTCATCCCAGCCGAGCTGCTTGCCCACCGCCAGCGCCTGGGCGGCAAAGGCCTCATTGGCTTCAATGAGGTCCACGTCATCCAGCGTCCAGCCCGCCCGCGACAGAGCCGTCCGGCAGGCGCTGACCGGACCGATGCCCATCACCGACGGGTCAACGCCCGTCACGGCGTAGCTCACGATGCGACCGAGAACTGGCAAACCGCTCTCCCGCGCCTTTTCGCCGCTCATCAGCAGCACCGCGGCGGCACCGTCGTTGAGCGTCGACGCATTTCCGGCCGTCACCGTGCCTTCCGCCTGCAAAAAGGCGGGGCGCAGCTGCGCCAGCTGCTCGGCGGTGGTGCCTGGCCGGGGCTGTTCGTCACGGCGGACGATAAGCGGCGGTTTTTTACCCTGTTTTACCGTTACCGGCGCTATCTCGGCGTCAAACCGACCCGCTTCGAGGGCAAAAGCCGCTTTGTGCTGCGACCGGGCGGCAAAGGCGTCCTGCTGCTCGCGGGAAATGGCATTCTCCCGGGCGACGTTTTCAGCGGTGATCCCCATGTGATAATCGTTGAACGCGTCCCACAGGCCGTCGGTAATCATGCTGTCCTGCAGGCCTGTATGGCCAAAACGCAGCCCTGAACGCGCGCCGTCCAGCAGATAGGGGGCGTTGCTCATGCTCTCCTGACCGCCAGCGATAATCGCTTCCGCGTCGCCGCAGCGGATCGCCTGCGCGGCGAGCTGCACCGCTTTTAATCCCGCGCCGCAGACCAGGTTGACCGTTGTCGCCGGCGTGCTGACGGGTAATCCGGCGGCGATGGCCGTCTGGCGCGCCGGGTTTTGCCCGCATCCCGCCGTCAGCACCTGCCCGAAAATAAGTTCATCTACCTGTTCTTCGTGAAGATCGCTGTTCTCCAGCAGGTGCCGCACCGCGATGGCCCCCAGCTCAACCGCTGAAAGGGACGATAGCGATCCGCGAAAACTGCCTATGGGGGTTCGCGTGGCCCCGACAATCATGACTTCTTTCATCGTGAGTCCTCAGTTGAAGCGCATCTCGCGAACGTCGTCCGCCACAATCATTTTCCCGGCCGTCTTAGCCGCAATTTCGTCGATGCTGACGCCGGGTGCGTATTCCAGCAGGATGAACGCGCCGTCCTCGATCTCCAGCAATGCGAGGTCGGTTAAGACCCGACGGATACAGCCCGCGCCCGTGAGCGGCAGCGTGCAGCGCGGCAGCAGCTTTGATTCACCGCTTTTAGACGCGTGGGTCATCACCACAATGATGTTCTGCGCCCCGGCGACGAGATCCATCGCGCCGCCCATGCCCTTCACCATCTTTCCGGGGATCATCCAAGAGGCGATATTGCCCTCGACGTCCACTTCAAACGCGCCCAGCACGGTCAGGTCGACATGACCGCCGCGGATCATGGCAAACGACTGGGCCGAGTCGAAAATGGCTGCGCCGGTTCGCGCGGTCACGGTCTGTTTACCAGCGTTGATCATGTCGGCGTCAAGGCTCTGCTCGTCAGGAAAAGCCCCCATCCCCAGCAGCCCGTTTTCCGACTGAAGCATCACGTCCATCCCGTCCGGAATGTAGTTCGCCACCAGGGTAGGGATACCGATCCCCAGGTTGACGTAATACCCGTCGCGCAGCTCGCGGGCGACGCGTATGGCCATCTGTTCACGGGTTAACATCGTCAGACTCCTTCCGCGCGCAGGGTGCGCTGTTCAATGCGTTTTTCAAACTGGCCGACAATCAGCCTGTCGACGTAAATGCCCGGGGTATGAATGGCCGACGGGGGCAGCTCACCCGGGGGAACAATCTCTTCCACCTCGACGACCGTTATCCGGCCCGCCGTTGCCATCAGCGGATTAAAATTTTGCGCGGTATGCCGGTAGACAACGTTGCCGTACCAGTCCGCTTTCCAGCCCTTAATCAGCGC from Enterobacter dykesii encodes the following:
- the pheS gene encoding phenylalanine--tRNA ligase subunit alpha, with the protein product MSHLAELVASATAAINQASDVAALDNVRVEYLGKKGHLTLQMTTLRELPPEERPAAGAVINEAKEQVQQALNARKAELESAVLNARLAAETIDVSLPGRRIENGGLHPVTRTIDRIESFFGELGFTVATGPEIEDDYHNFDALNIPGHHPARADHDTFWFDATRLLRTQTSGVQIRTMKEQAPPIRIIAPGRVYRNDYDQTHTPMFHQMEGLIVDKNISFTNLKGTLHDFLNNFFEEDLQVRFRPSYFPFTEPSAEVDVMGKNGKWLEVLGCGMVHPNVLRNVGIDPEVYSGFAFGMGMERLTMLRYGVTDLRAFFENDLRFLKQFK
- the pheT gene encoding phenylalanine--tRNA ligase subunit beta gives rise to the protein MKFSELWLREWVNTTLDSDALSNQITMAGLEVDGVEPVSGAFNGVVVGEVVECGQHPNADKLRVTKVNVGGDRLLDIVCGAPNCRQGLKVAVATVGAVLPGDFKIKAAKLRGEPSEGMLCSFSELGISDDHNGIIELPLDAPVGTDIREYLKLDDNTIEISVTPNRADCLGIIGVARDVAVLNQTELNAPDIAPVEATIGDVLPIQVDAADACPRYLGRVVKGINVKAPTPLWMKEKLRRCGIRSIDAVVDVTNYVLLELGQPMHAFDKDRIDGGIVVRMAKEGETLVLLDGSEAKLNADTLVIADHSKALAMGGIFGGEHSGVNDETQNVLLECAFFSPLSITGRARRHGLHTDASHRYERGVDPALQYKAMERATRLLIDICGGEAGPVIDVTNEETLPKRATITLRRSKLDRLIGHHVADAQVTDILKRLGCEVTEGQDEWKAVAPSWRFDMEIEEDLVEEVARVYGYNNIPDEPVQAGLVMGAHREADLSLKRVKTMLNDKGYQEVITYSFVDPKLQQLIHPGQEALILPSPISSEMSAMRLSLWTGLLGTVVYNQNRQQNRVRIFESGLRFVPDNQANLGIRQDLMLAGAISGNRYEEHWDLAKGTVDFYDMKGDLEAILDLTGKLSEIEFRAEAIPALHPGQSAAIYLDGKRVGFIGVVHPELERKLDLNGRTIVFELEWNPVADRVIPQAQDVSRFPANRRDIAVVVAENVPAADILAECKKVGVNQVVGVNLFDVYRGKGVAEGFKSLAISLILQDTSRTLEEEEIAATVAKCVEALKERFQASLRD
- the ihfA gene encoding integration host factor subunit alpha translates to MALTKAEMSEYLFDKLGLSKRDAKELVELFFEEIRRALENGEQVKLSGFGNFDLRDKNQRPGRNPKTGEDIPITARRVVTFRPGQKLKSRVENATPKAE
- the btuC gene encoding vitamin B12 ABC transporter permease BtuC produces the protein MLDYAHRQHRSDKRRLFLLVLLLIVAAGVSLCAGDRWIGPESWWGPDGQLFVWQIRIPRTVAVVLVGAALALCGTIMQALFDNPLAEPGLLGVSNGAGVGLIAAVMLGGGELSGWSISLSAILGALLITAILLRFARRHLSTSRLLLAGVALGIICSALMTWAVYFSTSFDLRQLMYWMMGGFGGVDWHQGWLMALLVPVIVWAALQAQPLNMLALGETSARQLGMPIGFWRNVLVIAIGWLVGVSVALAGAIGFIGLVIPHMLRLCGLTDHRTLLPASAVAGAVTLLVADIIARLALTAAELPIGVVTATLGAPVFIWLLLKAGR
- a CDS encoding glutathione peroxidase, producing the protein MQSDILNTEVTTIDGVNTTLEGYKGNVLLIVNVASKCGLTPQYEQLENIQKAWEKDGFTVLGFPCNQFLGQEPGSEEEIKTFCSTTYGVTFPMFSKIDVNGEDRHPLYAKLIAAAPKAVAPEGSGFYERMASKGRAPLYPDDILWNFEKFLIGRDGQVVQRFSPDMTPEDPIVMESIKLALAK
- the btuD gene encoding vitamin B12 ABC transporter ATP-binding protein BtuD, encoding MSLLMQLTDVAEKGRLEPITGSINAGEILHLVGPNGAGKSTLLARMAGMTDGEGQITLLEHTLADWSPVSLAHRRSYLVQQQVPPFAMPVWHYLMLHLHDKQQTALLTDVAAALGLEDKLSRHASQLSGGEWQRVRLAAVILQIHPAGNPHGRMLLLDEPMSGLDVAQQAALDTLLSALSRKGIAVVMSSHDLNHTLRHAHRVWLLSQGKMIASGARDRVLTPPHLARAYNMSFRRLDIEGHKMLISTGQT
- a CDS encoding NlpC/P60 family protein, encoding MRFWFLLMAALFLAGCSSHRAPPPNPRLSDSITVIASLNDQLSNWRGTPYRYGGMSRGGVDCSGFVLMTFRDKFDLQLPRETRKQAEIGTEIDKDDLLPGDLVFFKTGSGESGLHVGIYDTDNQFIHASTSRGVMRSSLDNVYWRKNFWQARRI